Within Mycobacterium heckeshornense, the genomic segment CGGTTGAGCAGAAACCCGTGCGCGAAAATCCTTCGCGGAAGCTCGATTCCAGCTGACATGAGAAACGCAGGCCAGTACACGGCGTGGAACCGGATGATGTCCTTGCCGATCATGTGCAGATCGGCCGGCCAGTAGCGGCGAAACAACTCCGAGTCGGTGTCGGGATAGCCGACGCCGGTCAAGTAGTTGGTCAGCGCATCGACCCACACGTACATGACGTGGTCGGGATGATCGGGCACCGGGATCCCCCAGTCGAACGACGTCCGGGAGATGGACAGGTCGCGCAGGCCGCCCGAGACGAAGCTGACCACCTCGTTGCGCCGCACCTCGGGCCCGATGAAATCGGGGTTGGCCTCATAGTGGGCCAGCAGTTTGTCGGTGTAGGCGGACAGCCGAAAGAAATACGTCTGTTCCTCGGTCCAAATCAGCGGGGCGCCGGTCTCGGTGGCGACCCGCGTGCCGTCATCGAGCACCCGGGTCTCCGATTCGACGAAGAAGCGCTCGTCGCGCACCGAATACCAGCCCGAGTAGGTGTCGAGGTAGATATCGCCGGCATCGGCCATCCGCTGCCAAATCGCCTTGGACGCCTCGTGGTGGTCGGGGTCGGTGGTGCGGATGAACCGGTCGAACGAGATGTTGAGCCGCTCCTGCAGCCGCTGGAATACATCCGAGTTGCGCCGGGCCAGCTCAGCGGTCGACACGCCCTCGGCCGCCGCCGCCTCGGCCATTTTGAGCCCGTGTTCGTCGGTTCCGGTCAAGAACCGCACGTCGAAGCCCTCGAGCCGCTTGAACCGGGCAATCGCATCGGTGGCGATGTACTCGTACACGTGCCCCAAGTGCGGCGCGGCATTGGGATAAGTGATCGCGGTGGTGACGTAGTAGGGCCTCATCGACAATCCACCCTATTGTGTGCGGGTGAGCACCAACCGGCCCGGTAAACGCACGGCACCGCCAGCCCCGGAGCCGTTGGCCCCGTTGATCGACGCGCACACCCATCTCGACGCGTGTGGCGCCGCCGACGTCGCGGGCGTGCGCGCGATCGTCGACCGCGCCGCCGCCGTCGGCGTCGAGGCGGTGGTGACCGTCGCCGACGACATGAACTCGGCGCGCTGGGTGGTCCGCGCAGCCGAGTGGGATCCGCGGGTCTATGCCGCGATAGCGCTGCACCCGACCCGCGCCGACGCGCTGACCGAGGCCGCTCGCGCCGACATCGAGCGGCTCGCCGCGCACCCGCGGGTGGTGGCGATCGGCGAAACCGGGATGGACCTGTACTGGCCGGGCCGCCTGGACGGCTGTGCGCGGCCAGCCGCGCAGCGCGAGGCGTTCGCCTGGCACATTGACCTGGCCAAGCGGACCGGCAAACCGTTGATGATCCACAACCGCCAGGCCGACGCCGAGGTGCTCGATGTGCTGTGCGGCGAGGGCGCACCCGACACCGTGATCTTTCACTGCTTCTCGTCAGGCCCGGCGATGGCCCGCAGCTGCGTCGATGCCGGCTGGTTGCTGAGCCTCGCCGGGACGGTCAGCTTCCGCAATGCCCGTGAGCTGCGGGACGCCGTCGTGCTGGTGCCGGCCGAGCAGTTGCTGGTGGAGACCGACGCACCGTATCTGACCCCGCACCCCTACCGCGGCGCTGCCAACGAGCCGTACTGCCTGCCCTACACTGTGCGAGCGCTGGCCGAACTCGTGCAGCGACCCGCGGACGAACTGGCGCAGGTCACCACGGCCAATGCTCGCCGGGTCTACCGGCTCGTCACCGGCTCTTAAGAGTCCATTAAGAGCATCGCGTCGGAGTTGCCCTATCTAGGCCGGTTCGTTACCGTCTTGTGATCGAACGGCGGGGCCTGTTGGGCCCCGTTCGTTTGTGGCTGCTGACGGTGTCGTTGAAGTGCTGCCGAGGTCGGGGAAAGGCGTGTGAACGTACTCACCAAGCTCCACCAGACCCCCTCGCCGCCCCTGCGGATCCTGGTCGCCGCCCTATTGCTGGTGCTGACGTTCGCGGGCGGGTATGCCGTCGCCGCGCGTAAGACGGTCACGCTGAGCGTCGACGGCACCCGGTTGACGGTCACGACCATGAAGTCGCGGGTTATCGACGTGCTCAAAGAGAACGGGTTCGACGTCGGCGAGCGCGACGACTTGTACCCTGCCGGCAACGAGCGGGTTCGCAACGACGACGAGATTGTCCTGCGGCGCAGCCGGCCACTGCAGATCTCCCTGGACGGCCACGACACCAAGCAGGCGTGGACCACGGCGTCCACGGTCGGCGAGGCGCTGGCCCAACTGGCCATGACCGACACCGCGCCCGCCACCGCCTCGCGCGGCAGCCGGGTTCCGTTGGCCGGGATGGCGCTTCCGGTGGTCACCGCCAAGACCGTGCGGATCAACGACGGCGGCGCGGTGCGCACCGTGCACCTGGCTGCCCCGAACGTCGGCGAGCTGCTCGACGCCGCTGGTGCGCCACTGCAGCAAAGCGACAAGGTGATGCCGGGTGCTTCCACGCCGGTCACCGACGGAATGCAGATCGAGGTCACCCGCATCCGCATGGAGAGAATCACCGAACGGGTGCCGCTGCCGCCGACGCCGCACCGCATCGAAGACCCGGAAATGAACGTCAGCCGCCAGGTCGTCGAAGACCCGGGCAGCCCGGGCACCCAAGACGTGACCTTCGCTGTGGCCAAGGTCAACGGGGTGGAGACTGGCCGGTTACCCGTCGCCAACACAGTGATCACCCCGGCCCGTGACGCGGTGCTGCGGGTCGGCACCAAGCCGGGCACTGAGGTGCCGCCGGTGCCCGATGCGACAATCTGGGATGCCATCGCCCGCTGCGAAGCCGGCGGCAACTGGGCGATCAACACCGGAAACGGGTATTACGGTGGTGTGCAATTCGACCAAAACACGTGGGAACGCAGCGGCGGCTTGCGGTATGCGCCGCGCGCTGATCTAGCCACCCGTGAAGAGCAGATTGCCATTGCTGAGACGGTGCTGCAGCGGCAGGGGTGGGGCGCCTGGCCGGTGTGCAGCGGAAGAGCAGGTGCACGCTGACCATACGGCTACTAGGCCGGACCGAAATACGGCGGCTGGCTAGGGAACTCGAATTCCGTCCACGAAAAGCATTGGGACAGAACTTCGTTCACGATGCCAACACGGTGCGCCGAGTGGTCTCCGCGTCGGGGGTGGCCCGGTCCGACCATGTGCTGGAGGTAGGGCCAGGTCTGGGCTCACTGACCCTGGCATTGCTCGACCGCGGGGCCGCGGTCACCGCCGTCGAGGTCGACCCTGTGCTGGCCGGCCGGCTGCACCAAACCGTCGCCGAGCACTCCCACAGCGAAATTCACCGGCTGACAGTGCTCAACCGCGACATCTTGTCAATCCGTCGGGTCGACCTGGCCGTCGAGCCGACAGCGGTGGTCGCTAACCTGCCATATAACGTCGCCGTTCCGGCGCTTTTGCATCTGCTCGCCGAGTTTCCTTCAGTGCGCACGGTGATGGTGATGGTGCAGGCCGAAGTCGCCGAACGGCTCGCGGCTGAACCGGGAGCCAAAGACTACGGGGTGCCCAGCGTCAAAGTGCGCTTCTTCGGGCGGGTCCGGCGCTTCGGCATGGTGTCGCCGACGGTGTTCTGGCCGATTCCACGGGTTTACTCCGGGCTGGTGCGCATCGACCGCTACGAGGTTTCGCCGTGGCCCACCGACGAGCTTTTCCGCCAGCGTGTGTTCGAACTGATTGACATCGCATTTGCACAGCGGCGCAAGACATCTCGCAATGCCTTTGCCGAATGGGCCGGCTCGGGCAACGAATCCGCGAGCCGGCTGCTCGCCGCCAGCATCGACCCGGCCCGTCGCGGCGAGACGCTGTCCATCCAAGACTTCGTGCGACTGCTGCAGCGCTCAGGTGTCTGGAAGGACGACGCTGCTGCCGGCCAGGAGGCGTCGTAGCGGGCGGCTCAGCGCAGCACTCGGGTGATGTGTTCGACGAATTCCGTGCAGGATTGATACCGCAGTTCGGGATCTCGCGACATCGCCTTGGCGACCGCGGCGTCGAAGGCGCGCGGCAGCCACGTGGCTTTACGTGACATGCGTGGGGGGATACCACGTAGATGAGCGTCCACCAGCTCCGCGGCGGTATCTGGGGTGAATGGCGGTGCGCCGGTGATCAGTTCCACCGCTGAACAAGCCAGCGCGTATTGGTCTGTCGCCGCTGTGGGTGCGTATCCACGCAGCACCTCTGGAGCGGCATACGACAGCGAGGCCTGCAGGTTCTTGGGCCGCCGAAACACATCCTCGACGACTGCGTGCGCCACCCCGAAGTCGACCAGCACCGCTCCAGTCCGCGAAAAATCGTTTGCCACAAGGATATTGGCTGGCTTGACGTCGGCGTGCACGATACCACAACGGTGGATGTAATCCAGGGCGTCGGAAATCTGGGCAAGCGCGGCCAGGCGTTGTTCCAGTCGTTGCAGCCGCGTCGATTTGCCGCCGTCGACGAATTGCATCGCCAGCCAATGCGGTCTGTGCGCGTAGACCTCGACGATGTGGGGATGGCCGAGTCGACGCGCGAACTCGAATTCGCGGTTTAGCCGCGCGCGTTCCGGAGCAGTCCGGTGGTCCTCGCTGAGGATTTTCAGGGCCACCACCTGGTCGGGATGCTCGCGGTCATGCGCCTGGTAGACGATGGCCGAGCCGCCCCGGCCAACTTCTCTGTCCAGGACGTAGCCGTCGAAGGTCTCGCCGGCGTCGAGCATGCCCTCAGAGTAGGGCGCGACCGGGTTTGATGGCCCGGCTCCGCATCGGGCTGTAGCAGGGCCCGCATTCTCGCCGGGCCAACGCCGGTGACGGCGTGCATCGTCGCAGGAACTCCTGTGGTTTGCCCGGTACCGGCGATAGTCTCGTGCGGTGCCAATGGACGGAAACACCGCTGCTCAGTGGGTGCCCACCGGATCGGTCACGGTCCGGGTGCCCGGAAAGGTCAACCTCTACCTGGCCGTTGGCGATCGCCGCGCCGACGGCTATCACGAGCTGACTACGGTGTTTCACGCCGTCTCGCTGGTCGATGAGGTCACTGTCCGCAACGCTGACGTGCTGTCACTCAAGGTCATTGGCGAAGGCGCCGACGAGGTGCCTGCGGACGAGCGCAACCTGGCTTGGCAGGCTGCCGAGCTGATGGCCGAGCATGTCGGTCGGGCACCGGATGTGTCGATCACGATCGACAAGTCCATTCCCGTTGCCGGTGGTATGGCGGGCGGCAGCGCCGACGCGGCGGCGGTTTTGGTCGGCATGAATGTGCTGTGGGAGCTCGGCGTGCCACGCCGCGACCTGAATACCCTCGCCGCACGGCTGGGCAGCGACGTGCCGTTCGCGCTGCACGGCGGCACCGCGCTGGGAACCGGGCGCGGCGAGGAGCTGGCCACCGTGTTGTCGCGGAACACCTTCCACTGGGTGCTGGCGTTCGCCGACAGCGGCCTGTCGACCACCGCGGTCTTCGCCGAGCTCGACCGGCTGCGGAAAGCCGGGGCGCCGCCGCGACTCGGAGATCCCGGGCCTGTGCTGGCGGCGCTCGCCGCCGGTGATCCGCAGCAGTTGGCGCCGTTGCTCGGCAACGAGCTGCAAGCTGCAGCGGTGAGCTTGGATCCTTCGCTGCGCCGCGCGTTGCGTGCCGGTGAGGAGGCGGGCGCCTTGGCCGGAATCGTCTCCGGATCCGGGCCGACGTGCGCGTTTTTGTGTTCGTCGGCGACGTCGGCGATCGACGTCGGCACCCAGCTATCCGGCGCCGGGGTCTGCCGCACGGTCCGCGTCGCGAGCGGGCCCGTGCACGGCGCCCGAGTGGTGCCTGCTCCTGTGACCGAGGTGTGACCTGAGGCGCAAACCGTCCAATTGTTTGGTGGTTACTTAAGAGGAGCTTAAGATGTTCGGCGGTGATGACTAGCGGTCGAACAATGCGCCCAACCGCACCGCCCACCGGCACGTCCGGTGGGCGGTCGACCAGTCACCACAGCGACCGCGTTCTCGCTGACCGGCGACCCTCGCGCGAGGTCGCCGACGCATCACCGATTCGAGACACAACCGCTCCCCAATCGTGTGCGCGCCGCTACTGGGCATCACGCGCGAGCGCGGGGACCATGAAAATTCGGGCCTGGGCAGCGCCGGTGCCGGAAGCCAGGAGGGTGTCGTGAGCAGGTTTACCGAGAAAATGTTCCGCAACGCTCACGAGAGCCCGCGCGGCATGGTCACCGGGGAGCCGCACAACCCGGTTCGGCATACCTGGCGCGAGGTGCATGAGCGGGCCCGCCGGGTAGCCGGCGGGCTGGCGGCTAACGGCGTCGGCCACGGCGACGCGGTCGGCGTGCTTGTCGGCGCGCCGGTGGAGATCGCGCCGACGGCGCAGGGGCTGTGGATGCGCGGCGCCAGCCTGACCATGCTGCATCAGCCCACCCCGCGCACCGATCTCGCGGTATGGGCGCAGGACACGACGACCGTGGTCGACATGATCGAGGCCAAAGCGGTCATCGTTTCCGACCCCTTCATGGGAGCCGCGCCGGTGCTGCAGGAACGCGGAGTTCGCGTGCTGACCGTCGAGCAGTTGCTGGCCGCTGACCCGATCGACCCGATCGACACCGACGAGGACGATCTGGCGCTGATGCAGCTGACGTCGGGCTCGACCGGCTCGCCCAAGGCCGTGCAGATCACCCACCGCAACGTGTACTCCAACGTCGAGGCCATGTTCGTCGGCGTCAAGTACGACCTTGAGACCGACGTGATGATCAGCTGGCTGCCGTGCTTTCACGACATGGGCATGATCGGCTTTTTGACCGTGCCGATGTACTTCGGCGCCGAGCTGGTCAAGGTCACCCCGATGGACTTTTTGCGTGACACGCTGCTGTGGGCCAAGCTGATCGACAAGTACAAGGGCACGTTTATCTGCGGGCCGAATTTTGCCTATTCACTGTTCGCCAAGCGGTTGCGTAAGCAGGCCAAGCCCGGCCAGTTCGACCTGTCGACCCTGCGGATTGCGATGTCGGGGGCCGAACCGGTGGATCCTGCCGACGTCGAAGACCTGATCGACGCGGGCCGGCCGTTCGGCCTGCGCCCGGAGGCCATCCTGCCCGCGTACGGCATGGCGGAAACCACGCTGGCGGTGTCGTTCTCGCCGGTTGGACAGGGACTGATCGTCGACGAGGTGGACGCCGACCTGCTGGCTGCGCTGCGTCGCGCGGTGCCGGCCACCAAGGGCAATGTTCGCCGGCTGGCTTCGCTGGGGCCGGTGCTCGACGGGATCGAGGCCCGCGTCGTCGACGAGGACGGCAACGTGCTGCCGCCCCGCGGCGTCGGGGTGATCGAGTTGCGCGGGGAGCCGATCACGCCCGGCTACATCACGATGGGCGGATTCATCCCGGCGCAGGACGAGCACGGCTGGTACGACACCGGTGACCTCGGCTACATCACCGAAAACGGTCACATCGTGGTGTGCGGCCGGGTCAAGGACGTCATCATCATGGCCGGCCGCAACATCTATCCCACCGACATCGAGCGCGCAGCTTGCCGGGTGGAAGGCGTCCGGCCCGGTTGCGCGGTGGCCGTGCGCCTCGACGCCGGGCACTCGCGGGAGACGTTCGCCGTCGCGGTCGAGTCCAACGCCTACGACGACCCGGCCGAAGTGCGTCGTATCGAGCATCAGGTCGCCCACGAGGTTGTCGCCGAGGTCGACGTGCGGCCCCGCAACGTCGTCGTGCTGGGACCCGGCACCATTCCCAAGACGCCGTCGGGCAAGCTGCGCCGGGCCAATTCCGTCACACTGGTCACGTAGGGTTCGCGCCGCATCGCGCCGAGCAGTAGGGCGGCGAGCAGACGCAGAATCGCACACGCGGGGCGCGCGCAGTGCGATTCTGCGTCTGCTCGCGCCGCCCTCGCGCGCATTTACCAGGCGTGAACGACGTTCTGCGCCGGTTCTAGCCCCAACTCGATAAGCAGCTCCGTGGCGTCGGCGGCCTGCTCGCATATTGTCGGCACCTCGGCGCGCTCAGCTGGGGTGAAGTTCTCCAACACGAAGGCGGCCGGATCTTTGCGTCCCGGTGGACGCCCGATCCCGATGCGCACCCGCTGAAAGTCTTTGGTGCCCAACGCCGCAGCCACCGAGCGTAGCCCGTTGTGGCCGCCTTCGCCGCCACCGAGCTTGAGCCGGATGCGGCCGAAGTCCAAGTCGAGGTCGTCGTGGATGACCACGATGTCGGCGGGCGGCACCGAGTAGAACTTGGCCAGCGGTGCGACTTGGCGACCCGAGTCGTTCATGTAGCTGCGCGGTTTGGCCAGCACCACCGAGCAGCCGGCGAGCCGGCCGGTGACGATGTCGGCGCCGGAACGCTTGTGCGTCTTGAACGTTGAGCCCAGTCGCGCGGCAAGCCGATCGGCGACCAGGTATCCGAGGTTGTGCCGGGTCCGGGCATAGTTCGGTCCCGGGTTGCCAAGGCCGACCACCAACAGGGGTTCGGCCATGTGTTACTCGGACTCGGGTGCGGCGGCTTCGGCTTCTTCGGCGACCTCTTCCGGGGCTTCCTCGCGTTCCGGAATCTCGCCGGCACCTTCGGCCTCCAGCTCCTCGGCGGTCGGTGCGTTCACGACATTGACGACCAGCAGCTCCGGATCTGACACCAGGGTGACGCCCCGCGGCAGCGCTATCTGTCCGGCGGTGAACTGGGTGCCGGGCTGGGCGTCCTGGACGGAGACGGTCAGCTGCTCGGGGATGGACAGCGCCTCGGCCTCGATCTCGACGGTGCTGGTCTCCTGGGTGACCAGGGTGCCGGACGCGGGCTCACCCTCGACCTCGACGGTCACTTCGACGACGACTTTCTCGCCGCGGCGCACCAGCAGCAGGTCGGCGTGCTGGATGGTGTGCCGGATCGGGTGGACGTCGATCGCCTTGGTCAGCGCTAGCTGCTCCTTACCGTCGACGTTGAGGGTCAGCACAGCGTTGGTGCCGGAATGGCGCAGCACCGCGGCGAATTCGTTACCGGGCAGCTCCAGATGCTGCGGATCGCTGCCGTGACCGTAGAGGACCGCCGGGATCTTGCCGGCGCGTCGCGCCCGGCGAGATGCGCCTTTGCCGGTCTGGCTTCGCA encodes:
- the metG gene encoding methionine--tRNA ligase, whose amino-acid sequence is MRPYYVTTAITYPNAAPHLGHVYEYIATDAIARFKRLEGFDVRFLTGTDEHGLKMAEAAAAEGVSTAELARRNSDVFQRLQERLNISFDRFIRTTDPDHHEASKAIWQRMADAGDIYLDTYSGWYSVRDERFFVESETRVLDDGTRVATETGAPLIWTEEQTYFFRLSAYTDKLLAHYEANPDFIGPEVRRNEVVSFVSGGLRDLSISRTSFDWGIPVPDHPDHVMYVWVDALTNYLTGVGYPDTDSELFRRYWPADLHMIGKDIIRFHAVYWPAFLMSAGIELPRRIFAHGFLLNRGEKMSKSVGNVIDPVSLVERFGVDQVRYFLLREVPFGQDGSYSDEAIITRINTDLANELGNLAQRSLSMVAKNFDGIVPAPGEFSADDAELLAIADGLLEQVRAHFDGQAMHLALEAIWLMLGAANKYFSAQQPWVLRKSESESDQIRFRTVLYVTCEVLRIAALLIQPVLPESAAKLLDLLGQPADQRTFAAVGTRLAPGTVLPPPAAVFPRYQTP
- a CDS encoding TatD family hydrolase, whose translation is MRVSTNRPGKRTAPPAPEPLAPLIDAHTHLDACGAADVAGVRAIVDRAAAVGVEAVVTVADDMNSARWVVRAAEWDPRVYAAIALHPTRADALTEAARADIERLAAHPRVVAIGETGMDLYWPGRLDGCARPAAQREAFAWHIDLAKRTGKPLMIHNRQADAEVLDVLCGEGAPDTVIFHCFSSGPAMARSCVDAGWLLSLAGTVSFRNARELRDAVVLVPAEQLLVETDAPYLTPHPYRGAANEPYCLPYTVRALAELVQRPADELAQVTTANARRVYRLVTGS
- a CDS encoding resuscitation-promoting factor; amino-acid sequence: MNVLTKLHQTPSPPLRILVAALLLVLTFAGGYAVAARKTVTLSVDGTRLTVTTMKSRVIDVLKENGFDVGERDDLYPAGNERVRNDDEIVLRRSRPLQISLDGHDTKQAWTTASTVGEALAQLAMTDTAPATASRGSRVPLAGMALPVVTAKTVRINDGGAVRTVHLAAPNVGELLDAAGAPLQQSDKVMPGASTPVTDGMQIEVTRIRMERITERVPLPPTPHRIEDPEMNVSRQVVEDPGSPGTQDVTFAVAKVNGVETGRLPVANTVITPARDAVLRVGTKPGTEVPPVPDATIWDAIARCEAGGNWAINTGNGYYGGVQFDQNTWERSGGLRYAPRADLATREEQIAIAETVLQRQGWGAWPVCSGRAGAR
- the rsmA gene encoding 16S rRNA (adenine(1518)-N(6)/adenine(1519)-N(6))-dimethyltransferase RsmA, which encodes MAGVQRKSRCTLTIRLLGRTEIRRLARELEFRPRKALGQNFVHDANTVRRVVSASGVARSDHVLEVGPGLGSLTLALLDRGAAVTAVEVDPVLAGRLHQTVAEHSHSEIHRLTVLNRDILSIRRVDLAVEPTAVVANLPYNVAVPALLHLLAEFPSVRTVMVMVQAEVAERLAAEPGAKDYGVPSVKVRFFGRVRRFGMVSPTVFWPIPRVYSGLVRIDRYEVSPWPTDELFRQRVFELIDIAFAQRRKTSRNAFAEWAGSGNESASRLLAASIDPARRGETLSIQDFVRLLQRSGVWKDDAAAGQEAS
- a CDS encoding serine/threonine-protein kinase, with the protein product MLDAGETFDGYVLDREVGRGGSAIVYQAHDREHPDQVVALKILSEDHRTAPERARLNREFEFARRLGHPHIVEVYAHRPHWLAMQFVDGGKSTRLQRLEQRLAALAQISDALDYIHRCGIVHADVKPANILVANDFSRTGAVLVDFGVAHAVVEDVFRRPKNLQASLSYAAPEVLRGYAPTAATDQYALACSAVELITGAPPFTPDTAAELVDAHLRGIPPRMSRKATWLPRAFDAAVAKAMSRDPELRYQSCTEFVEHITRVLR
- a CDS encoding 4-(cytidine 5'-diphospho)-2-C-methyl-D-erythritol kinase; amino-acid sequence: MDGNTAAQWVPTGSVTVRVPGKVNLYLAVGDRRADGYHELTTVFHAVSLVDEVTVRNADVLSLKVIGEGADEVPADERNLAWQAAELMAEHVGRAPDVSITIDKSIPVAGGMAGGSADAAAVLVGMNVLWELGVPRRDLNTLAARLGSDVPFALHGGTALGTGRGEELATVLSRNTFHWVLAFADSGLSTTAVFAELDRLRKAGAPPRLGDPGPVLAALAAGDPQQLAPLLGNELQAAAVSLDPSLRRALRAGEEAGALAGIVSGSGPTCAFLCSSATSAIDVGTQLSGAGVCRTVRVASGPVHGARVVPAPVTEV
- a CDS encoding fatty acyl-AMP ligase, which gives rise to MSRFTEKMFRNAHESPRGMVTGEPHNPVRHTWREVHERARRVAGGLAANGVGHGDAVGVLVGAPVEIAPTAQGLWMRGASLTMLHQPTPRTDLAVWAQDTTTVVDMIEAKAVIVSDPFMGAAPVLQERGVRVLTVEQLLAADPIDPIDTDEDDLALMQLTSGSTGSPKAVQITHRNVYSNVEAMFVGVKYDLETDVMISWLPCFHDMGMIGFLTVPMYFGAELVKVTPMDFLRDTLLWAKLIDKYKGTFICGPNFAYSLFAKRLRKQAKPGQFDLSTLRIAMSGAEPVDPADVEDLIDAGRPFGLRPEAILPAYGMAETTLAVSFSPVGQGLIVDEVDADLLAALRRAVPATKGNVRRLASLGPVLDGIEARVVDEDGNVLPPRGVGVIELRGEPITPGYITMGGFIPAQDEHGWYDTGDLGYITENGHIVVCGRVKDVIIMAGRNIYPTDIERAACRVEGVRPGCAVAVRLDAGHSRETFAVAVESNAYDDPAEVRRIEHQVAHEVVAEVDVRPRNVVVLGPGTIPKTPSGKLRRANSVTLVT
- the pth gene encoding aminoacyl-tRNA hydrolase — encoded protein: MAEPLLVVGLGNPGPNYARTRHNLGYLVADRLAARLGSTFKTHKRSGADIVTGRLAGCSVVLAKPRSYMNDSGRQVAPLAKFYSVPPADIVVIHDDLDLDFGRIRLKLGGGEGGHNGLRSVAAALGTKDFQRVRIGIGRPPGRKDPAAFVLENFTPAERAEVPTICEQAADATELLIELGLEPAQNVVHAW
- a CDS encoding 50S ribosomal protein L25/general stress protein Ctc; amino-acid sequence: MAKSAGSTTNQLTASVRSQTGKGASRRARRAGKIPAVLYGHGSDPQHLELPGNEFAAVLRHSGTNAVLTLNVDGKEQLALTKAIDVHPIRHTIQHADLLLVRRGEKVVVEVTVEVEGEPASGTLVTQETSTVEIEAEALSIPEQLTVSVQDAQPGTQFTAGQIALPRGVTLVSDPELLVVNVVNAPTAEELEAEGAGEIPEREEAPEEVAEEAEAAAPESE